The sequence GAAGAAGTTCAGCGCGAGGGTCTTCTGCGCGCGGAACGGGTCGATGAACGCGCTCGCGACGTCCGGGAGCAGGAGCATGTCCGACTCGTGGATCGCCTGGAAGCCGCGGATCGACGAGCCGTCGAACGCGAGGCCGTCGGTGAAGACGCTGTCGTCGAAGGACTCGACCGGCAGATTGAAGTGCTGCATCACGCCGGGCAGGTCACAGAAACGTACGTCGACGAACTTCACGTCCTCGTTCTTGAGGTATCGCAGGAGTTCCTCGGGATTGGCAAACACACGTCCTCCTGGCACGTCCACTCCGGTGGCTGGGCACTGACGACGCTATGGCCGTGCGGTTGCCCGGCCGTGTCTCCTCTGTTTCCGCCGTGTTACGTCGCTCGCGGAGCGTCATCGGCGCCGCTCAGCCCTCGGCGGGTCACCGTTCGGACGATACCCGCTGGGAGGGTGTATAGCCAATTGATACGGTTGGCCCGATTCCGCGATACGTGCCGATCCGGCGTCCGCTGCCCACCCCGGCCACCGCCGGCGGGGCGCTGACTACCCTTGACCGTCGTGACCAACCCGCACGCCGCGGCACCGGTGCCGCCCGCCGCCGATCCGTCCTTCACCCCGCCGAGCCTCGGCCGCCGGTTCGGTGCCCTGGTGATCGACTGGGTGCTCTGCCTGCTGGTCGCCCGCGGCTTCGCCGACCCGGTCAGCGACGGCTGGGCCGCGCCGCTGGTACTGATCCTGGAGTACGGCTTCTTCCTCGGCCTCTTCGCGCAGACCCCCGGCATGTACATCACCAGGGTGCGCTGCGTCGGCTGGGCCGACGGTGGCCGGATCGGGCTGCTCCGGGCGCTGCTGCGGGGCCTGCTGCTCGCCCTGTTGGTACCCGCGCTGATCATGGACGAGCACCGGCGCGGGCTGCACGACCGGCTCACCGGCTCGGTGATCGCCGACGCGCCCCGCCCCACCCGCCCCTGACCCGCCCCAGCCCGTCAGGGGCGGGGAGTGTCACCGAAAAGAGCCGGGCCCCTCGGGGGCCCGGCTCTTCGCGTACGTCGGGGGTCAGCGGCCCCGCGTCTGGCGGAACGCGCGCGGCGGCCGCATGTTCTTCGGGATCGCGCCCTTGGGCATCTGCGGGCGGGCGGTGAGCGCCTTGAGCCGCTTGTCCAGGGCGTTGACGTCCTTGCCCTGCAGGTTGCGCGGCAGCCGCATCAGGGTCATCCGCAGCTTGCGGATCGGCAGCTCACCCTCGCCCTGGCCGATCACGTAGTCGTAGAGCGGCGCCGAGCCGATCACCTTGGCCAGCCGGCGCTTCTCCTGGCCGAGCAGGCCGCGCACCCGCTGCGGGTTCCCCTCGGCCAGCAGGATCACGCCGGGGCGGCCGATCACCAGGTGGACCATGTCCATCTGGGTCGTGGAGCTGACCGCCGGGGTGACCCGCCAGTCGCCGCGCATGCTCTCCATGATCTGCGCCGCCGCGCCGGGCTGCCCCTCGGCCGCGTTCATCATCGCCTTGTTGGACCGCAGGTTGAGCACGATCAGCACGGCGAGCAGGGTGATCAGGATGCCCACCGGCAGCCAGAGCCAGCCCCAGAGGATCACCGCGACCACGGTGAGCGCGAGCGGGATCAGCACCGCCGCAGCGGTCAGCGGCGCGAACCACCTGTCCTGCTTGGCGGTGAACTGGAACACCATCCCGATCTGCTTCAGCCGCTGGCCGATCGAGACCTTCTCCTGGGGCTTTGCCATGCCCCAGAGTCTAGTGGTCCCCGCCGGTGCAGATGATCCGCGGCCGGCTGAGTACCTTACGCCGCCTCAGCGGGCGTTTCCGGCCCCGGTAAGGAGGGCGCCCGGCCGAAGATCAGGCGGCACACCCATGCCCCGGGGGCACCTTCGCGCGGAAAGTCGACATCAGCGAACGACGACACCGAAGGAGCCCGACATGTTCGGCAACGACGCAGAATTCCTCCTCTCCCTCCACCGCAGCCACGCCGCCGAGCTCCAGGCCGACGCCGAGGCGGCCCGGCTGGCCCGGTCCCTGCCGCGC comes from Micromonospora purpureochromogenes and encodes:
- a CDS encoding RDD family protein, whose translation is MTNPHAAAPVPPAADPSFTPPSLGRRFGALVIDWVLCLLVARGFADPVSDGWAAPLVLILEYGFFLGLFAQTPGMYITRVRCVGWADGGRIGLLRALLRGLLLALLVPALIMDEHRRGLHDRLTGSVIADAPRPTRP
- a CDS encoding DUF4191 domain-containing protein, with translation MAKPQEKVSIGQRLKQIGMVFQFTAKQDRWFAPLTAAAVLIPLALTVVAVILWGWLWLPVGILITLLAVLIVLNLRSNKAMMNAAEGQPGAAAQIMESMRGDWRVTPAVSSTTQMDMVHLVIGRPGVILLAEGNPQRVRGLLGQEKRRLAKVIGSAPLYDYVIGQGEGELPIRKLRMTLMRLPRNLQGKDVNALDKRLKALTARPQMPKGAIPKNMRPPRAFRQTRGR